The Bacteroidetes bacterium GWF2_43_63 DNA segment ATTATCAGTCAGATAGTGCATATACAAGCACTAATACTTGGATTAATATAACTGTTACATTTGATAATATTAGTACCATATATTATGTTAATGGTATTAAATATGAATTTTTATATTCCGTTTTTGATATTCCTGGAAGCTCATTTCCTCTTAACAACACAGGTTTTAATATTGGAAAACACACAGGTGCTGGCTCCTCAAAGTACATGAAAGGTAAAATTGACGACCTTGGTTTCTGGGATAGAGCTTTGGATACCACAGAAATCAATGCTCTGTTTACCATGGTTGGAGTAGAAGAAATTTCAAATTCATTAGAAGTTTCAGTTTATCCAAATCCCGCAGCAGAATTCATCACAGTCAGTTCAAATCAATCGCTGTCAGATCAGGAATATAAAATTTTCGATCCATCAGGGAAAGAGGTAAAGAGTGGCATTTTGCAATCGAATGAAAATCGTATTGACATCAGCAACTTCTCAGACGGTTTGTATCTGCTGTTCGTAAATGGCCATCCTGCGCAGCGTTTCAGCGTTTTGAGAGATTAGAAAATCGAAATGTGTTCATTGGCGAAAAAGTGGATATGGAAAAACTCTATGTCCATTTTTTTTGCACTATATGTCGCCACAAAAACACCAATACGTACTAAGTTCCCGGCCGAAGCTGAAACCAGCACACATTCCTGGCAGCTTGCGCAGAGGTAGGATCTCCCCGAAAAGCAACGTCGTCTTTCATGCTGCACCCCACTGAATAAGCCTTCGCCGCTGGTGAAGACTGATTCTATTAGCGTTAATAAGACCTGCTGAGGGGAGCTAAATTTTTTCGCGAAAATTGGCGTTAACCGAAGCGACTGAAAGTCGCTGAGCTCATGTACACGAATGAAAATGATATAATGGGTGAATAATTCGCGGAAGAAAAAGCGGAGGTGCAGCTGCTGTTTTCCGGGAGATCTCGGCACTCATGAACTCTGAACACTGAACAAGGAAGTAAGAATAATGAAGGATCTTTACTTCAAACTTACTTCTTACTATAAAAATCCATGTTCTTTGTTCAGAGTTCTTGCGCTTAACCTTGTATTTCCTGCTGCAGGCAGCTTAACCTCAACCTTAACCTTGACCTTGTATTTTTCCGGTTCCTCTATTTTCACTAATTTCGCAAAAAACATTTCAATGGCAAAGGCAGCTCTGTCCGTTCCGAAAGGCACCCGTGATTTCTCTCCCGCGCAGATGGCGCGCAGGAATTATATTTTCTCCATACTGCGCTCGGTGTTCGAAAAGCATGGATTTCAGCCCATCGAAACTCCTTCGATGGAGCAGCTTTCCACATTAATGGGCAAGTACGGCGAAGAAGGCGACCGGCTGATTTTCCGTGTACTCAATTCAGGCGATTTCATGAATTCGGTTCCTGTTGAAAAAGAACACAGCAGTAGCGAGGTCATTAAACATATTTCCGAAAAAGGTTTGCGTTACGATCTTACTGTGCCGTTTGCACGGTTTGTAGTGATGAATCAGAACGAACTGTCATTTCCGTTCCGCCGCTATCAGATGCAGCCTGTGTGGCGAGCCGATCGCCCGCAAAAAGGCCGTTACCGCGAATTTTATCAGTGTGATGTAGATGTAATCGGCACCCGTAGTCAAATGGAAGAAGCAGGCCTGATGGATATTCTCGATTCAGCTTTTCAGAAACTAGGTGTAAACGTAGTTTTAAAAATCAACAATCGTAAAATTCTGCAGGGCATTGCCGATGCGTTGGGCGTGAGCGAGCGCTTTGTTGAATTCACGGTTTCGCTCGACAAGCTTGATAAAACCGGATGGGAAGGTGTCGGCAAAGAGCTGATTGAGCGCGGCTTTCCGAGCGATGTTCCGCAGAAACTGATGGACATCATGCAGCCGGTCAGCAGCAACGAAGCTATGTTGACACAGTTGAAGAAACATCTTGTTTCCGAAACAGGGTTGAAGGGAATTGCTGAAATGGAAGAACTGCTTGGTTTTATCGATGCGCTTGAATTGAAGTCACAGGTGAAATTCGATGTCAGTCTTGCACGAGGGCTGAGCTATTATACCGGTGCTATTTTCGAAGTATCGGCCTGCGATGTCGCCATGGGAAGCATTTGCGGAGGAGGCCGCTACGATGATCTGACGGGTATTTTCGGCCTGCCGGGAGTTTCGGGCGTGGGTGTTTCGTTTGGTGCCGACCGTATTTACGATGTCATGATGGAACTGAATGTTTTTCCAGAAAACATTGGTCGAACTGCTGATATTTTGTTGATTAATTTCAGTGAAGACAGTGCGGCAGATTTAATGAAAATGGCGAAGAGACTGCGCGAAAACGGCATTGCATGCGTGGTGTATCCCGAAGCTGCCAAAATGAAAAAACAATTTTCCTATGCCGATGCGTATGCATTTCCATACACGCTCATTCAGGGCCCTGATGAAAAAGCAGCTGGCACAGTCACGCTCAAACAGATGAGCAGTGGGAAACAAGTGCAGGTGAGCGAAGCGGAGTTGTTTTTATTTGATTTGACTCAGATCGGATTGTTGTTTATTTAAGCGTTTTAAATTTTTGCTCAAATATTGATTCAACAGTTCGCTAATCCATTCAATATTTTCTGAATTTTCAGCATTTGCTGATGCCATTTTCTGCCTACTTTTGGCAAAATACTTTCCGCTAACGAGCCCACCTTCAGGCTCT contains these protein-coding regions:
- a CDS encoding histidine--tRNA ligase, whose translation is MAKAALSVPKGTRDFSPAQMARRNYIFSILRSVFEKHGFQPIETPSMEQLSTLMGKYGEEGDRLIFRVLNSGDFMNSVPVEKEHSSSEVIKHISEKGLRYDLTVPFARFVVMNQNELSFPFRRYQMQPVWRADRPQKGRYREFYQCDVDVIGTRSQMEEAGLMDILDSAFQKLGVNVVLKINNRKILQGIADALGVSERFVEFTVSLDKLDKTGWEGVGKELIERGFPSDVPQKLMDIMQPVSSNEAMLTQLKKHLVSETGLKGIAEMEELLGFIDALELKSQVKFDVSLARGLSYYTGAIFEVSACDVAMGSICGGGRYDDLTGIFGLPGVSGVGVSFGADRIYDVMMELNVFPENIGRTADILLINFSEDSAADLMKMAKRLRENGIACVVYPEAAKMKKQFSYADAYAFPYTLIQGPDEKAAGTVTLKQMSSGKQVQVSEAELFLFDLTQIGLLFI